GCCTCGCAGTCGGCGCACACCAGGAACTTGACGTTGCCCACGTCGCGGGTGAACCCCACGTTCTCGAAGGAGAACATGTCGCGCACCAGCCAGTGCTCCCGCAGCAcgtccccgccgccgcccgccgccgccgccgccgccgccttcTTCCTCATGgcgggcaggaggagctgcggAGACACGGGGCCGTCAGCGCCCGGCCGGCACCGCCCGCCCCCACCCCGAACCCCCCGGTACCTCACGGCGGGCGAAGGTGGCGGCGCCGGGCAGCAGCACCCGGGAGCCGCAGCGCTGGCACAGCACGGCCCGCAGGTTGCGGCCCTGCGCGCACACGAGCCCGGCCGAGCCCGGCGCGGccgcgggagcggcgggggcaGAGGCCGGAGGCGCCGCCGGCTCCATCTCCGCGCAGGGCGCCGCCATGGCGAGGGGCGGGACCGGCACAGTGACGTCAGCGGAACGACACAGTGACGTCATCGCTGTGGCCCCGCCCCGCAGTGGTGGCCCCGCCCCTCGCCCCATCCCCGGGAGGGTCCGGGAGCTCCGGGATGGGAATTCTGCACGGGAATGCTGGACTGGGATCCTGTACTGGGAATGgtgcactgggaatgctggactGGGAATGCTGGACTGGGATCCTGTACTGGGAATGgtgcactgggaatgctggactGGGAATGCTGGACTGGGATCCTGTACTGGGAATGgtgcactgggaatgctggactGGGAATGCTGGACTGGGATCCTGTACTGGGAATGGTGTACTGGGAATGCTGGACTGGGAATGCTGGACTGGGATCCTGTACTGGGAATGGTGCACTGGGATCCTGTACTGGGAATGGTGTACTGGGAATGCTGGACTGGGATCCTGTACTGGGAATGGTGCACTGGGATCCTGTACTGGGAATGGTGTACTGGGAATGCTGGACTGGGATTCTGTACGGGAATGCTGGACTGGGAATGCTGTACTGGGAATCCTGGACTGGGAATGCTGGACTGGGATCCTGGACTGGGAATGCTTTACTGGGAGTGTTGTACTGGGATTCTGTATGGGAATGCTTTACTGGGAGTGCTGGACTGGGAATGGTGGACTGGGATTCtgcactgggaatgctgcactgggaatgctgcactgggaatgctgcacTGGGATCCTGTCCTGGGAATCCTCCCCCATGGATCCTGTCCTGGGACTGGCCTGAggccccagctgtggctgcccctggatccctgcagtgtctcaggccaggctggacaggccTTGGAGccccctgggatggtggaattGTGCCTGCCCGTGGCAGGGCGGATGAGATGAGTTCTAaggtccttcccacccaaaccagtctgggattttCTGGTCCCCCAGGGATCCTGGACTGGCAGTGCCGTGTCTGTCATGGTTTGCCCACAGGGACCATCAGGGACAGCCACTTCCCAGCCTTGGGAGTCTGGAGATGCCTGAATTTGTGGTTGGAGAAGGAGCTCCGTTGCTACTGGACCAAGGGAAATTGTCTCCCTTAAAAGCCTCCATCAgtggagatattccagaaccatctggaAGCAATCCCGTGCCgtgggctctgggatggccctgcctgGGAGGGACCAGATGAGGCCCTGGGGTCCCTTCTCCGACCCATTCTGGGATCCTGTGGAACTGCAGCAGTGATTGCACCAGGATTTGGGAGCACCTGGGCTGCTctagcagcagctctgtggctgcttgGCACAGGGAGATCCCCTcagtggggagggcagaggccctgcaaggggcagGGGCACAGTGGCAGCAATTTGTGCTCctggagaggaaagcagagatcAGCCTGACCcacagagcctggcagagcctgggcagtgccagggctcacAGGCAGCAGCGAGGGATGAGGGGCTGGGGCCCCGGggactctgctgctcctcaccgAGCACCTTGGAGCCCCTCTGGcgtgtgctgctctgggctgctgctgccacccctctGTTGGTGTTGAAAAGATTGAAAGAAGCCTTTTGATTGAGCTTTTGCTCCTTTAGAGGGTAGGCCAGATCCCAGAAGAGCCCTGGTTTGGTGTAAATGTGCCCCATCCTCCTGCTGTCTCACCCCTGACTGCTGCCAAGAGCCCTCAGGAGAAGCCAGAAACGGGAACTGACATTTGAGATAAATAGTCACTAAATATTCACTGATGTTCACTAAATAAAGGTGTAGGATTTCTGCAGCAATGCAGCTGCTCACCTcaggctccagccctgagcaATGAGCTGGGGTGTGAGTGTGGCTGGCAGACATCACCCCACTCTCCTGGCCCCTGGGCAGGTGTTTctgaggctggggcagagtttGGGGCATTTGAGCTCCTGAGCCCTGTCTGGGGGtgtgtggggagcagggcagggggagctgaggagctcagcagggcccCTGAGCAGCCCgggggctgccctgagccaggcCCAAACCAGGCAAGGGGACAGGGTccactcctgccctggggctcagggaagTCACAGAACCCCCATGCCTGCAGGTGCTCTGGCCTCCACAGAGCCTGATCCAAAGTGGATCAGGGTTACAGAGCTCCAGAGTGCCCTTCCCAAGCACAATTATCCTTGGATTCTGTGAGTTCCTTCCCGCTCGTGTAGGTGTCAACACCATGTCCAAGGTTGtatgcaagatgttttccagtGCCATCTGgatggctgattaccttgtcaagtgagcagtttgccttatctctctctctgagtgaccacattcacacctccctcgggaggggacacctgctgataacagccattgaatgtgtccctgcatggctgataagaactacagcatcccattgggagatgtgagcccagagggaggagccaagcattgctacaCAGATATAACCTAAGACTCTGAAactccagcagcttttctccACAAGATTTCctagaggaacagcagctgcctcttcctccactggatctccagaggaagactacatccttctctacagattccccttgctccaacagaaccacacctgatacttcagaggactgcagccacattttcaatcggactgccaccaacaccctgacccacagggtgtcaggttgggttctcactctgtcagtgttgttctagtggactgcattgtttattttattctttttttttcctccctattaaagaactgttatttcctgctcccatatttttgcctgagagccccttaatttaaaattatagcagtttggaggggtggggagggtttacatcctccatttcaggggaggctcctgccttccttagcagaatcctgtctttccaaaccatgACACTCTTCAAACCCTTCAGTACATCCTGTCgtggggaggcagggatgggtcTGCTGGTCACATCCTGCTGTGacccatttctgctgctgctgcttcaacCTGTCCAACTGCTGAGTTTGTGCCCAGCCACACACTGGACAGGGCGCTTTTGGAGCTGAATCCTCCTGAGCCCTCTGCAGGGAAGCAGGGTTCatcagggaagggagagcagcaactgacagctccaggggcagcagcagagcctggcaactccccctgcactgcctgcacccTGCAGGTGgcagagggcacagctgggacagatcCATGGGTGGCACCAGTGAGTGCTGCACTCCCAAACGGGGCCTGTTCCCTTCTTTGCTTCCCCACTCCTCAGTGGCTGAAGAACGATGGAGCAGTTTGGGGACAGGTGTTAGGAGAGGCTCCTGAACATCTGGAGTGAGTGGTGAGCTGTTTGTGGGGGGACCAGGTAGTAGGGGGAGGATTTGGAGCCATCAGAGGCTCCTGGGGCAGAATGCTGCAGTTTGCCCTGAAACCAAAAGAATCTGTTTTGCATGTGGACAGATGAATTAATGTTGGGCTCCATTCATCCCACATGCctgtggaggaaaaaggaggtGTAATTTTCTGCAACTGTGGCTCTACTGTAACAGTATTAGAATTATGGAATTGGTTATGGAATTATTGGAATGGTTTAATTGGGAAAAGGactctaagatcattgagtccaaccatttccccagccctgctgtgttcaccactaacccatgtccccaggggCCACATCCCCAGgtcttttgaacacttccagggatggtgactccaccactgcctgGGGCAGTTGTGCCAGGCCTGATCAGCCCTTCAGGGGAGAGATTTTCCtcaatatccaacctgaacttcccctggcacaacttgaggccgtttcctcttgtcctgtccctgtttcctgggagcagagaccaattccccccagctgtcccctcctgtcaggagttgtgcagagccacagggttccccctgagcctccttttctccaggctgagcccctttccagctccctcagcccctcctggtgctccagccccttccccagctccattcccttccctggacacgctccaacctctcaatgtccttcttgtgaGGGTCCCAAGACTGCTCCCAGGATTGGAGGTGtgacctcagcagtgcccagcacacagggatgctcaCTGGTCACAGCATGGCAGGTACATGCCAGGTgtcactggccttcttggccacctgggcacacctgggctcatgTTCAGCCCCTGATGATTCATTATTGCTGCTGATTGTCATCagtcttttcctcctctctgctccatgCCCTTCTTCAACAGACCTTGCAAGAAATTCCCTCATTAGGGAGTTCTCCAGGCCTGGCTGGTCTATGTACCACAGATctcacagctggagcagctgtttTTCACTTCTGGGCTGAAGCTGCAGGGAAGAGACACCTGAGGGCAGCTGCCTGTCTAACACAGGCTTTGCACAAACCCTCCACACAGCAGTCAGTCATGTCTGGAAGGTAGAGAACAGAAGCTAAACTCCTACTGgctcaggaaatattttattctttatactttcattaaaaaataaacataggAAACGAAACCACAGAACACTTGTGTGATAGAAACAAACGCAGAAGGTCAGAGCATTGGCTGAAAGTGCATCATTAGGTCATGCTACCACGTCCCTgatcccaccctgtccccaagcAAGGAGTCAGCAGGAAGCCCAACGAGCAGCACTACATGGAGCCCAGGCACTGTGGGGCCAAGCTGATGGCAGAGGGGAGCCTGCACCCCCAGAATGCAGTGAGGCAGGACATGCTGAGCAGGGAGTGCTCCatgagctgctgggagccactggTGGAGCCTCACCTGGGCTCATGGGGCAGGCCAGGGATAGCAAGTGTCACAGGATGTGGAGTCATGAGACAGGGGAATAAACAGCTGAGAACAAAGGGCGAAACAGAATCCTGGATGTCACTCCAGAACAGCCCTGGAAGCAGAAAAATCCTagatgaaaggaaaaccaaCATAATGAACTTGAGTGAAAGGCTGCCTTGGGTGTGCTGGACTCAGGTCTGTCTGGGGACAATCCCCAGGGACTCACCCAGCAGGACCTTGGTGGGCAGCAGccactgtgtccctgctctcctggcctCAGCTCAGGTGACCTCCTCACAGGGTGGGGCACAGGCACGGCCAAGCCCCCAGTGCCACTCATCatttgcagctggagctgtcaaGCTTTTTGAGGAAACACGATGTGATGAACGTTGCTGAGCACCTGAtcaagagcacaaacactgcAGATGCTTCTGTGGCAGGCAGTGAGCTCctcccctgcctctgccccGTGGCCTCAGGCTCTGCTCACAGTGGCTGACAGCTTTAACCTTCGACTCCTttgtgtgcagccctgcagacacagtGACAGCTCAGGGCCCCTCACACCTcacccaggctggctctgcagcgCTCGGGAGCACGCTGGAACATTCAGGACGTACACAATGATTTGAAGCTGGAACACAagagcagctgggctcagcctcaCACATCCACACGGCTGAGAGCGACCCGAGGACCCGCGGGGTCCTGCGGTGGCTGAAGAGGTGACCCAGGGCTATGTACATGTCCTTGGGAGGGGTCACCAGGCTGCCTGAGACCAGGCTGGGGCaactctgctctgcccacagactgagccacaggaacagcagagagTGCAGCTTCTCCTGACCCATTCATCCCCTTCCTCCAGCTTTCCACAGAGCCCCTGATTTCAAATGACTGCTGAGATCACACATGCTCTAGTcacaagcagcacagaaagctgcTGTTCTGGTGCCTATTCCCACAGCATCCACAACTCAGGAACAGTCACTGCAAATCATTTGGGACTCTTCCTCCAGCCGAAACATTttagaatgtttttctttgtgagtTCCCTCTGCTCACTTCTCCCGAAGGACGCAGACCCCGGCGTCGCAGCGCTGCATCCCCAGCGAGGTGACAACTTCCCAGCTGTCAATGATGGGGTCGTAGCACTCgatgctgctcagcagtgagtTGCCATCGTATCTGCCAGGACACAAAGTTACACATGAAGGAGGGTGCTGGAGGAAGAGGCTGAGGCATTCAGAGCTCTTCCTGGGGGGCTGGAATAGCCCAAATTATAACCCCTGCACCAGGCTGCTATTgctgtctgctgctgctctcccgcCTGCCTGGGCCCTGGACATTCacattcactgaaaaaaatcccttcacccaggatttttctcctgggaagctgagaagcatcagagaaaaggaaaacaattcttatcgcatttgcttctcctgtgttttgctcatatGGAATGCgtatggagattgtttacccacaggttGTTCCAgactgcaaggcaagatgtattctGTTACCATCTGGatggcagttgtcttttgtcaagtgggcagttttccttatctctctctgagtgatcacaatcactcctccctcgggaggggacacctgctgataacagccattgaatgtccctgcatggctgataagaactacagcatcccattgggagatgtgagcccagagggaggagccaagcattcctacccggatataatctggagatccTGGAACACCAGCccggcttctgcactggattgcccagaggaacagcagctgcctcttcccct
The sequence above is a segment of the Camarhynchus parvulus chromosome 26, STF_HiC, whole genome shotgun sequence genome. Coding sequences within it:
- the RABIF gene encoding guanine nucleotide exchange factor MSS4, with the protein product MAAPCAEMEPAAPPASAPAAPAAAPGSAGLVCAQGRNLRAVLCQRCGSRVLLPGAATFARRELLLPAMRKKAAAAAAAGGGGDVLREHWLVRDMFSFENVGFTRDVGNVKFLVCADCEAGPIGWHCLDDKDSFYVALERVAHE